The genomic DNA CCGGTGTGACGCCAGAGCAGATGGATTACATCAACGCCCACGGTACGAGTACCGCCTATAATGACAAGTATGAAACGATGGCCGTCAAGGAAGTATTCGGTGATCATGCCAATCGCCTGGCCATGAGCTCGACGAAATCCATGACCGGTCACCTTCTCGGTGCAGCGGGCGGAGTGGAAGCGATCTTCACGGTTCTAGCCATGAAGGATGGGAAGCTTCCACCGACGATCAATCTTCAAAATCCAGATCCTGACTGCGACCTGGACTATGTAGCCAATGAAGCACGTGAGCAGGAAGTCAATGTTGCCATGAGCAATTCACTGGGCTTCGGTGGTCATAATGCCACGCTCGTGTTCAAAAAATATGTGAAGTAACCAAGTGCCTGCCGATCTTTTCGGCGGGCTTTTTTTCTATCTTTCCTGAAAGTTGCATATATATGAACCAAATCAGCAGGAAAGAGTGATATGAATGTCCGTGGTTCCTACAGATGAATGGCTGCAGAAAAGCTTCGATGATCCTGTCGATATGCTTGGAAGGACGAAACGGGGCAAGGGGGAAGGTGAAGCCTTCTATGCTTATCTCAGGAAGCAAGGCATGTATCGGCCCACCCGGCAAATGAAAGAACGATTTAATGAACTGAAAGATGCGGGATTATGGGGAAGGTATCTTCTTTTGAGAAAAGATATAAAAGAAAGTGGAAGGGACCGGATGTGCCTATCTATCTATTCCCCATTGAGTCAAGGGCTGGACTTTTCAGGTCGTCGACAAAGAAATCCGGGGTATGTTTCCCTGATGAAATCTTTCTTTTCCTCCAAACGCTCGAAAACGAAAAAGAATACGAATCGCTATTTGTGCATGAGTACCATCATTGCACCAGGATGAAAAGGCTTGGTAAAAAAGAAGAAGAGTATACGCTCCTTGATTCCATCATATTTGAAGGCCTTGCAGAGAATGCCGTGAGAGAATATTGCGGCGTTGATTACGTGGCACCTTGGACAAGGAAATACAGTGAAGGGGATTTGTCCGGGTGGTACGCGGAGTGGATCAAACCGAGCTTGGATCTGACAAGGAAGGATGCTCTTCACGATGAACTTCTTCATGGGAAAGGGAAGTACCCTGATCTTCTTGGATATGCCGCAGGCTATCAGATCGTCCGGGCCTTTTTAGAGAAGAATGGGCTGAATAGCGTGAAAGCCATGGGACTCCCATCATCTGCATTCTTGAAGTAGACATTGTATGAAGAGGGATAAATCAGAAGAAATGAAGAATAAATCCATCTCCTATTGACCATACTGATTGACAACCAAACAATGTAGTAAAGCGAGGGGTCAATCATGTTATATCTTCATGATGTATGGGTCAATTGGTTCGAAGGGGAAGAAAACGGATATAATATCTGCCATTTTCACGAATGGAGAAAAGAGGACGTCATCGAGCTGCTGGATCAAGTTCCTCTATTGAAAGTCGGCAAAGAGTTGTATCATTACATCGAGAATGATTTATCAGAATTACCTCGGCAGATGCTGGATGATGTGTATCAAAAAGCGTATCTCAGAAAGAACCATGAACGCATCCAGCAGGATTATTGCTTCGTGGTCACCGATGGCACGGCGATTCTGGCGGTCGATACGATCGGCTATACCGTCCCGATCAGGAAGAGCCGGCTGATTCCCCGTCAGGAACAGTTGGTATATGAAATGGTGGAGAGTCAAGAGGAGCTTCAATATGAGTTCAAACCCGATCAAAAGCGGGAGGAAGCATACCACATCCTTTCCCCGAACCCGTTCATGATGAGCGGGCTGACACGGAAGGAAAGGCAGTTGAAGCAACTTCTTTTCATGGCGCTCGATCAACTTCGCACCTCGGAGAACACTGCTGAAGTGAGATATTGGTATACCGAGTGGGCCCCGGAACAGTACAGGACGATCCAGGAGCTCGATTTCCATGAAGCATGGCAGATGCTTTATGAAGATACAAAATACGGATGGTCCGATAAACATCTTTCACTCTGCGAAAATCTGATCAAAGGGCAACCATTCTTTGAAAAGCTGTGGGAAGTGGAGAATCGTCCGAAAGTAAATTGAACAAAAAGAACCTTGAGCCCATGCTCAAGGTTCTTTTCATTATCGCTTTTTCCGTTCTTTTCTTCCAAGGCCCATGGCCTTTTCCATTTTCTTTAGCATCTTCCCGGCCGTACGATTCGCTTTTTCAGCTCCGCGGTCGAGGATGTCGTCAAGCTCCTCTGAATCAATGAGCTCGTAATAGCGGTCTTGAATCGGCTTGATGGCATCAACGACCACTTTGGCAAGATCGCCCTTGAAATCACCGTAGCCTTTTCCATCATATCGCTCTTCAAGTTCGGCAATCGGCGTGCCTTCAAGAATCGAATAGATGGATAGAAGATTCGAAACCCCGGGTTTTTCCTCCCGGTCGAATCGCACGATCCCATCGGAATCCGTCACAGCGCTCTTGATTTTCTTTTCAATCACCTTTGGATCATCCAGCAGTGTAATGAACGCTTTTTTGTTTTCGTCGGATTTGCTCATTTTCTTCTGTGGATCTTGAAGGGACATCACGCGTGCGCCCACCTTCGGGATGCGCACCTCTGGAACCGTGAAGATATCGTTGTATTTCTTGTTGAAACGCTCCGCAAGGTTCCGGGTAAGCTCAAGATGCTGTTTCTGGTCCTCACCGACAGGGACTAGATCGGTACCATAGAGCAGAATATCAGCCGCCATGAGGGGAGGGTAGGTAAGGAGACCGGCCGATACAGCTTCTTTTCCGTGGGATTTATCCTTGAACTGAGTCATGCGCTCAAGTTCCCCGATATAGGTTACGCACTGCAGGATCCACCCTGCCTGTGCGTGCGCGGGCACCTCCGACTGAATGAACAGCGTGGCTTTCTCGGGATCGATCCCGCAAGCAATGTATAGGGCAGCAAGGCTGCGGATGTTTTTGCGCAGTTCCGCTTTATCCTGTGCAACGGTGATTGCATGCTGGTCCACCACGCAGAAATAGCAATCATACTCTTCCTGAAGCTCCGTGAATTGCTTCATAGCCCCGATATAATTTCCCAGCGTGATCGTTCCGCTCGGCTGAATGCCGCTAAAAATCGTTTTCATCTTCATTCCTCCTATAGTACAGTTCCAGTATCATCATGACCATCCGGCCAAAAAGAAAACCCACCCGTCCAAAAAATATAGGGACGAATGGGTTGTTTCCGCGGTGCCACCCTAAGTTACTCAGGAATTGAGTCAGCTTAGTCCATGCCATGCATGGTCCCCGGTTAACGGAAGGGGTCCGTCCCCGGCTACTGCTTTCACCGGGGAAGCTCGAAAGTCCATTCCCCCGCAAGCGGATGCCTGCTTTCAGCGGACGCAGGCTCTCTGGGAACCGGCAGGCGGGGTACTACTCTTTGTCAAAGCCTGTTTCATATATGCAAAAGCCATTATATGAAAAATAAGAGGCGAAATCAAGTATAGAGAGAGTATGAAAGGATCAGGGAGACGGCAAGGGAGAGGATCCCGATATAAAAAAGGGGTGCCGTCAGACGGAATGGTTCTCTCACTGCATACACCTCGTGTATTTCTTTCCGCTCCTCCATCTCATCGAACTGCGCCACGTATTCATCTTTTTTCGATCTTGACCTGAAACGTCTGAACGCATACAGGATCCCGTTCAAGAATCCGTTCTGAAAAACAAACATCAGGGCAGCAACGGATGCATAAGAAATTCCGACGATGAATAAAGTGTCAATGAGGGAAAGGAGCAGATCCGATCCGTTCATATAGCGGACAAGATAAACCGCTGCGAGGTAGAGCAAGGTGATCAGCGGCAGGACGCGTAAACGTTTCATCATGTTGCACCTTCACTTCCGAAATAGTTTCAAGCCTTCCCTCCGGTAGAAAGGGGAGGCATGCTGTCTTCTTATAGAAGTATACCCGAAGCGTTCAGGGTTTGAAAAGGAAGCAAGAGCACGAATTCACAGTTTTTTATATCTATCCGCCTTCCTAGATAATTATAATGAGGAATGGAGAACGCTTTCTTCCGATAAAGAAGGAAAAACAGGAGGAAAATCGCTGGTTTAATTGGTTGATTGTAACATTTGTAATGGGACAAACAACCCTTATCTTTTGTATAGAACCCTTATATAGCAAGGTTTTAACACCTTATTACCTAGTAAACTGATTATTTAGCAAAAAAACTGTTAAATTCGTATTGCAAAAATATCTCTATCATGTATAATAAGTAACAAATCTTCTGAAAATTAGAAGATAAATAAATATGAGAAGTATGAGGAGGTCAATTTCAAGATGAAGAAAAAGTTTTCTTTATTACTGGTTCTTCTTCTAGCTGTGAGTACTTTCTTGGCTGCCTGTGGCGGAGACAAGAAGACTGACGGCAAAAAAGAAGGGGCAGCTGGGGGATCTGACACGAAAGACGAGCAAGTATTGAATCTTGCCGAAGCTTCCGAAATCCCGTCAATGGATTCAGCTCTTGCAACGGATGCAGTATCATTCAACGTTATGAACCAGGTGTATGAAGGTCTTTACCGCCTTGGTGAAAACGATGAGGCTGAGCTGGGTATCGCTGCTGAAGAGCCTGAAGTAAGTGAAGACGGTAAAAAGTATACATTCAAGCTACGTGATGCAAAATGGTCTAACGGTGACCCTGTCACTGCACAAGACTTCGTATACGGATGGCAACGTGTTCTAAATCCAGACACAGCAGCTGAGTATGCGTACATCATGTCTGATGTTAAAAATGCTTCTAAAGTAAACGAAGGTAAAGCAAAACCTGAAGAGCTTGGAATCAAAGCACTTGATGAAAAAACTCTTGAAATCGAATTGGAAACAGAAGTTCCTTACTTCAAAGCATTGCTTTCTTTCGCAACATTCTACCCGCAAAACCAAAAGTTCATTGAAGAACAAGGCGACAAATATGGTCTAGAAGCTGATACTTCTGTATACAATGGACCTTTCACACTTTCTGAGTGGAAGCATGAGCAAAGCTTCAAACTTTCTAAAAACAAAGATTACTGGGATGCTGACACTGTTAAACTTGACGAAGTTAACTTCAGCATTGTAAAAGATACAACAACTGCAGTTAACCTTTATGAAACAAACAAAATCGACAGGGTTGGCCTAAGCGCTGAGTTTGTTGACAAGTACAAAAATGATGAAAACTTCAAAACACGTGGAGAAGCATCTGTATTCTTCCTTCGTTTGAATCAAGACTCTAAGAACTCTGAGATTCTGAAAAATGAAAATGCACGTAAAGCATTCGACTCAGCATACGACAAGCAAGGTATGGTCGACGTTCTATTGAACAACGGATCTGTACCAGCTTACTACCTCGTTCCTAAAGATTTCGTAACAGGTCCTGATGGAAAAGAATACCGTGAAACTGCCGGAGAAGCATTTGGTGGATTCGACGTTGAAAAAGCAAAAGATTACTGGGCAAAAGCTAAGAAAGAAACTGGCATCGACAATGTTGAGCTTGAGCTACTGAACTATGACAGCGAAAGTTCTGCGAAAATCGGTGAGTACTTCAAAGAGCAACTTGAGTCAAACCTTGACGGATTGACTGTTAAGATCAAAGCTCAACCATTCAAGCAAAAGCTTGATCTAGAATCAAAAGGTGACTATGACTTCTCCTTCGCAGGATGGGGTCCGGATTATCCAGATCCGATGACGTTCCTGGATATGTTCGTAACAGATGGTGCACATAACCAAATGGGTTACTCTAACCCTGAATTTGACAAATTGATCGAGCAAGCTAAGACTGAGCTTTCTTCTGATCCAGAAGCTCGCTGGCAAGCAATGGTTGATGCTGAAAAGATCCTCTTCGATGATCAAGCAATCAGCCCGATCTACCAACGAGGTGTTTCTTACCTTGAGCGTCCATACGTGAAAAACGTATTGGATCACTCTTTCGGAGCTGACTATTCTTACAAGTGGGCTTCTATCGAGAACTAAAACGCTCTAAGTTGAACCTTCTGAAGGAGAGTGTATGCATAGGCATACGCTCTCCTTTTCCAGTGATAAGCGACAATTTTCGCAATTTAAAAAATAAATTGAAAATTTGTCGATTATCGCTATAATGGAGAAGTAGTATAAACATAGAAAAGGGGGCTAAGCATGGTCAAATATACTATCAAGCGTATTGTTTATATGATCATCACTTTGCTTATTATTGCAACCGCCACATTCTTCTTGATGAAGCTCCTTCCAGGAACTCCACTCACAAATCAAGAGAGACTGTCTCCGCAACAACAACAAATCATCCTAGATAAATACGGACTCAATGATCCACTGCCGGTTCAGTATGTCACCTATATGACGAACCTGGTACAAGGGGACTTGGGTTTGTCATTCCAATATGACAATCGTCCGGTTTCTCAAATGATCGCTGACCGTATAGGACCTTCCGCACTACTTGGTTTCCAAGCAATGGTATTAGGTACGATCGTCGGTTTGATTATAGGGATCATTGCGGCTATCAGACAGAACACCTGGGTTGACTATGGCTCTACATTCCTGGCCGTTCTGGGTATTTCAATTCCTTCTTTCGTATTTGCAGCGCTTCTGCAATACTATGTGGGAGTTAAATGGGAACTGCTTCCGGTAGCGTTATGGGGAGAGTATAAAAACACCATCCTTCCGACCCTCGCTTTGACAGTAGGGGTAGTCGCAACGATCGCCCGTTATATGAGAACTGAAATGATCGAAATCCTTAACACAGATTATATTTTGTTGGCTAAAGCAAAAGGGACAACAAACACAAATGTCATCGTGAAACACGGCGTCCGGAATGCCATGATTCCAATCATTACGATCCTTGGGCCGATGACTGTCGGTATCATGACAGGAACAATGGTTATTGAACAGATTTTTGCTGTGCCCGGATTAGGGGAGCAATTCGTCCGTTCAATCAATACAAATGATTATACGGTCATCATGGGTGTAACATTATTCTATAGTGTTCTTCTTGTTGCCGTCATTTTCTTGGTGGATATCCTTTATGGAATTATTGATCCGCGTATTCGTCTAGTTGGAGGGAAGAAATAATGGAACCAAACAAAAAAAATCAAGAGCAGCTATCAAAAGACCTCTTCCAACGACAAAAAGCAACAAGTGCACAAGCTGAAAAAATTGAACGACCAAGTTTGAACTTCTATCAGGATGCATGGATCCGCCTGCGCAAGAGCAAAGGGACCATCATCGGCTTGATCATTACACTTATTATCGTGTTCTTTGCGTTTGTTGGACCTATGATGAATGATCATAAGTTCTCTGATCAGAATATCCGTCATGCCAAACTTCCTCCGAAAATCGAAGCACTGTCTGGAATCAGCTGGCTTCCGTTTGACGGAAAGGACCATGAAGGATTTGATGTCTATGAAGCGCGTCAAGTCAAAGAGAACTATTGGTTCGGAACAGACGATTTGGGCCGTGACCTATGGACGCGTGTGTGGAAAGGGACTCAAGTTTCCCTTTACATCGGGATCCTTGCGGCCGTCATCGACTTCTTGATCGGAATTTCCTACGGTGGAATCTCGGGATACTATGGTGGAAGAGTCGATGATATCATGCAGCGGATCATCGAAGTCCTTGTGGGTATACCAAACTTGATTGTTATTATTCTCTTTATCCTGGTGTTTGAACCGGGGATATTCTCGATCACCATGGCGATGGTACTGACAGGATGGACGAGTATGGCCCGGATTGTCCGTGGACAGATCCTGCAGCTTAAAAACCAGGAATTCGTATTGGCATCCCGTACATTGGGAGCACCGAATAATCGTTTGATTTTCAAACATCTATTACCGAACGTGATGGGGCCGGTAATCATCACCACGATGTTCACGGTTCCAGGTGCCATCTATACCGAAGCGTTCCTGAGCTTTATCGGACTCGGTATAGCACCGCCTAAGGCATCACTCGGATCATTGGTTAATGACGGGTACAGATCCATTCAATCCTACCCGCATATGATGCTGATTCCATCAGCGGTCATCTCATTGATCATCCTGAGCTTCAACCTCATGGCCGATGGGCTAAGGGATGCTCTTGATCCAAAACTGCGTAAGTAAGAAAAAGGGGGATATATAATATGGAAAAAGTGTTGGAAGTCAAAAATCTGCACGTCTCCTTTAATACTCATGCTGGAGAAGTGAAAGCCGTTCGCGGTGTGGATTTACACTTAGATAAAGGTGAAACATTGGCGATCGTTGGGGAATCAGGGTCAGGTAAGTCTGTTACGACGAAAGCCCTGATGCGTCTGATCCCGAACCCGCCTGGATTCATCAAGCACGGAGAAATGATGTTCGAAGGAAAAGACCTTGCTAAAATACCTGAGAAGGAAATGCAAAAGATCCGCGGGAAGGATATTTCGATGATCTTCCAGGATCCAATGACTTCCCTGAATCCGACTATGACAATCGGAAAGCAAATCATGGAGCCGCTATTGAAACACCAGAATATGAGCAAACCGGATGCTAAGAAACGAGCCATCGAACTTCTCAAGCTCGTCGGACTGCCGAGTCCGGACACCCGTTTCAAACAGTATCCCCATCAGTTCTCCGGCGGTCAGCGTCAGCGTGTTGTCATCGCGATTGCCCTTGCTTGTAATCCGAAAATCCTGATTGCCGACGAACCGACGACGGCCCTTGATGTAACGATTCAGGCACAGATCCTTGAACTGATGAAAGATCTGCAAAATAAAATCGATACGTCCATCATCTTCATCACCCATGACCTTGGTGTGGTGGCAAATGTAGCAGATCGCGTAGCCGTTATGTATGGCGGACAAATCGTCGAAACTGGAACCGTAGATGAAATCTTCTACGATCCGCGTCATCCGTATACATGGGGACTGATCAGCTCCATGCCGACGACCGACACAGACGGTGAACAGCACCTCAGTGCGATTCCCGGGACGCCTCCGGATCTGTTGAATCCACCTAAGGGGGATGCATTTGCACTAAGGAGCGATTACGCCATGAAGATCGATTTTGAACAGGAACCACCGTACTATCAGGTTTCTGATACACATTATGTGAAATCATGGTTGTTGCATCCGAATGCTCCGAAAGTTGAGCCTCCAGAGGCAGTGAAAGTAAGGTATCGCAGAATGCCTTCCAACTTTGCAGAGCCTGTACTTGTTGAGGGGGTACGTGTATAATGGCTGAAAAATTATTGGAAATCAAAAACCTGAAACAATATTTCAATCCTGGCAAATCAAATATGGTCAAAGCCGTCGATGATATCAGCTTTGATATTTATAAAGGGGAAACGCTCGGCCTTGTTGGGGAATCAGGCTGCGGGAAATCGACTACCGGACGGACCATCATCCGCCTTTATGATGCAACAGACGGTCAAGTGCTCTTTAACGGTGATGATGTACACGGGAAAAAATCCCGTTCGCAGTTGAAGAACTTCAACCGCAAAATGCAGATGATCTTCCAGGATCCATACGCAAGTTTGAATCCGCGTATGAAAGTCGCGGACATCATTGCAGAAGGAATCGATATCCACGGGCTTGCTTCAAATAAACAAGATCGCATGAAGAGGGTGCATGACCTTCTTGAAACAGTCGGACTTAACAAAGAGCATGCCGGCCGCTATCCTCATGAATTCTCAGGGGGTCAGCGTCAGCGTATCGGGATCGCCCGTGCCTTGGCTGTAGAACCTGATTTCATCATTGCCGATGAGCCGATCTCTGCACTGGATGTATCCATCCAGGCACAGGTCGTGAACCTTATGCAGGAGCTTCAAAAAGAAAAGGGACTTACGTACCTGTTCATCGCCCATGATCTTTCTATGGTTAAATACATCAGTGACAGGATCGGGGTCATGTACTACGGTAAACTCGTAGAATTGGCACCAAGTGATGCCCTTTACAACAACCCGTTGCACCCGTACACTCAGTCACTCCTGTCAGCTATTCCACTACCGGATCCTGATTATGAGCGCAACCGCAGAAGGAAAGAATATAATACAGCTGTCCATAACTATACAGCTGATGACAAACTTGAAATGCGCGAAGTCGCACCGGGACATTTCGTCTACTGTTCCGAAAAAGAATTCGTTCAGTATCAAGCTCAATACAAGCATTAAAAAGAAGACTCCCAGAAATGGGGGTCTTTTTTGCCCGAATGACCATTCTCTCAATGAATTGAATGAGATCTATCATGATTTTTCACTGTCAGCATCATACGGATTTTCATCCTCATGGTTTCTAACCATCCTATGTATATGAAAATCATAGAAACAGAATTCAGGTAGCAATTCCACACCTTTTCGGAAATTTCGACATTATCTGTCCATTTTCCCTTTTCTTTCAAGTTCATTCATTGTTAGAATAGATAGAGGAGATACATATTTTACTAGACGAATAGAGGAGAGATTCGCTTTGAAGTGGAAAAAATGGGCTACCGCTGCAGCAGGGATCGCGGTATTGTGTGCGCTTCCTTTTCAGGTGGCAGATGCAGAAGGAACTGGAAAAGAAGCTGGAACGCATCAAGTAAGGGCGATGGCCATGAAGGAAAAGGATGGGAGCGTGTCTCCCCGCTTTAAGTACGATTCCGGCTTGAACTTTGAATATCCGGATGCCGTCCGCGGTATTTATGTTACGGGGCATTCAGCGGGTGGTTCGAAATTCGGACAGCTGACGAAGCTGATCGAAGAGACAGACCTTAATGCAATGGTCGTGGATATCAAAGATGATAACGGGAATCTGACGTATGTACCGGATAAGCCCTCACCCTATCACGATATTGGCCAACCTTTCATTAAAGACCCCAAACAGGTGTTGAAGACGATGGAAGAGAAGGAGATTTATCCGATCGCAAGGGTAGTGGTCTTCAAGGATACGGTCCTGGCCAACAAAAAACCTGAACTTTCATTCGTAGACGGGAATGATGTATGGAAAAACGGTCGCGGGGAATCATTCGTCAATCCCTTCATGAAGGAAGTATGGGATTACAATGTAGGTATTGCCATCGAAGCGGCGAAGATGGGATTCAAGGAAATCCAGTTTGATTATGTCCGATTCCCTGAAGGATTTGAAAATCGGGACGATGAGTTGAAGTATGACGGCGGTACATACACAAGTGAAGACTCCGATAACGTTCAAAAGCGCGTGCATGCCGTTACGGACTTTGTCGAATACGCCCACAAACAGCTTGAGCCGTATGATGTTGAAGTATCGGTCGATATTTTCGGCTACAGTGCCACATTGCCTGAAGCTCCGGGAATCGGTCAGAATTTCTCCAAGATTTCAGAAAATGTCGATGTGATTTCATCCATGATCTACCCGAGTCACTGGACGTCTTATTTTGGCATCGACAAGCCTGATCTCGAGCCGTACAAACTTGTTGCTGAATATTCCAAGCTTGAAAATAAAAAACTCGGTGAGCTGAAGAATCCCCCTACTTCACGTCCGTGGCTGCAGGACTTTACGGCTTCATGGCTCGGTTCGGGGAATTATAAAGCGTATGGAAAAGCAGAAGTGGAGGCACAGATCAAAGCACTCAATGATAATGGAATCAACGAGTTCCTGCTATGGGATGCAGGCAACTCCTACACACGGGGTGTGGACTACACGCCTTGATCAATGAACGGTGCGGTCTTCCGGTTTAATGGATGGGCCGTACCGTTTTCTTCTATAGAAATGAACGCCGCGATCACCACTTTCCGCGGGAAGGACATTTGACAAAGCCCCACATACTGCTATCATGATAAGTAGAGTGTCTGCGAAATCCCCCTTTTTCACCTTACAGCGTGAAAACCCCTCTCTCAAATCTGACATATATTTTACCATTTAGAGAAATCTAGTACTGCAAAACATTTTCAGAAGGAGTAGGTCCATGCATTGGTATGAGAAGCTAAATCAATATTTTCCTGTAGAAGAAATGAAATCTCGCGAGCATATGGAAACGCTTTTAAAAGAAAGAAGCGATATCTATCACAAAGATGAAGGAGAGTATCATGTCCTTATGTATGCGGAACTCGATGAGTTCATCTTCATCGATTATCTGTTCGTCTCCAAGGATGCCAGGGGTCAAGGTCTTGGCAGCAAACTGCTCGAAAAGCTGAAAGAGAGGAACAAACCGATCCTCTTGGAGGTAGAGCCTGTGGATTATGACGATACCGATACCGAAAAGCGCCTTAAGTTTTATAAACGGGAAGGGTTCAAACATGCCGTGACCATCGGGTATGCAAGAAGGTCCCTCGCAACAAATGAAGTAAATCCCATGGAGATCCTATACTGGGCACCACAGGATGAGCCTGAAGAACTGATTTATGAATCCATGAAAAAAACATACGAACTGATCCATACTTATAAGGATGAAACATTTTACGGTGAATCCTATGAGTCGGTCGACGATGTGCTGACGCTAGATGAGGATCGTGACGGAGATGTATTGAAAAAACTGTGATACCCGGACCTTATTGCGATTCGCAATAAGGTTTTCTAAATGAAAATGAACTCATATGTTTAACAGTGAGTAGAAGGGGTATATCTTCAGTAGATGGATATGATCATACTGTGTTAAACAAATGTATAAGAAAATTGACAAATTGGTTAAAAGTATATTCAACAAAACATTATTCATGTATAATACGTTATAGAGATTGCTTATTTAAACTAATTTTAATTAAACCGTATATGTTTAAATAATACTCTACTTTATCTTTTCAAAAAAATCTTGAGGGAGTGTGAATGATTCGTGGTAACATTATTCACTTC from Rossellomorea marisflavi includes the following:
- a CDS encoding DUF2268 domain-containing protein, whose amino-acid sequence is MGKVSSFEKRYKRKWKGPDVPIYLFPIESRAGLFRSSTKKSGVCFPDEIFLFLQTLENEKEYESLFVHEYHHCTRMKRLGKKEEEYTLLDSIIFEGLAENAVREYCGVDYVAPWTRKYSEGDLSGWYAEWIKPSLDLTRKDALHDELLHGKGKYPDLLGYAAGYQIVRAFLEKNGLNSVKAMGLPSSAFLK
- a CDS encoding YjbA family protein, which translates into the protein MLYLHDVWVNWFEGEENGYNICHFHEWRKEDVIELLDQVPLLKVGKELYHYIENDLSELPRQMLDDVYQKAYLRKNHERIQQDYCFVVTDGTAILAVDTIGYTVPIRKSRLIPRQEQLVYEMVESQEELQYEFKPDQKREEAYHILSPNPFMMSGLTRKERQLKQLLFMALDQLRTSENTAEVRYWYTEWAPEQYRTIQELDFHEAWQMLYEDTKYGWSDKHLSLCENLIKGQPFFEKLWEVENRPKVN
- the trpS gene encoding tryptophan--tRNA ligase; this translates as MKTIFSGIQPSGTITLGNYIGAMKQFTELQEEYDCYFCVVDQHAITVAQDKAELRKNIRSLAALYIACGIDPEKATLFIQSEVPAHAQAGWILQCVTYIGELERMTQFKDKSHGKEAVSAGLLTYPPLMAADILLYGTDLVPVGEDQKQHLELTRNLAERFNKKYNDIFTVPEVRIPKVGARVMSLQDPQKKMSKSDENKKAFITLLDDPKVIEKKIKSAVTDSDGIVRFDREEKPGVSNLLSIYSILEGTPIAELEERYDGKGYGDFKGDLAKVVVDAIKPIQDRYYELIDSEELDDILDRGAEKANRTAGKMLKKMEKAMGLGRKERKKR
- a CDS encoding DUF3899 domain-containing protein → MMKRLRVLPLITLLYLAAVYLVRYMNGSDLLLSLIDTLFIVGISYASVAALMFVFQNGFLNGILYAFRRFRSRSKKDEYVAQFDEMEERKEIHEVYAVREPFRLTAPLFYIGILSLAVSLILSYSLYT
- a CDS encoding peptide ABC transporter substrate-binding protein gives rise to the protein MKKKFSLLLVLLLAVSTFLAACGGDKKTDGKKEGAAGGSDTKDEQVLNLAEASEIPSMDSALATDAVSFNVMNQVYEGLYRLGENDEAELGIAAEEPEVSEDGKKYTFKLRDAKWSNGDPVTAQDFVYGWQRVLNPDTAAEYAYIMSDVKNASKVNEGKAKPEELGIKALDEKTLEIELETEVPYFKALLSFATFYPQNQKFIEEQGDKYGLEADTSVYNGPFTLSEWKHEQSFKLSKNKDYWDADTVKLDEVNFSIVKDTTTAVNLYETNKIDRVGLSAEFVDKYKNDENFKTRGEASVFFLRLNQDSKNSEILKNENARKAFDSAYDKQGMVDVLLNNGSVPAYYLVPKDFVTGPDGKEYRETAGEAFGGFDVEKAKDYWAKAKKETGIDNVELELLNYDSESSAKIGEYFKEQLESNLDGLTVKIKAQPFKQKLDLESKGDYDFSFAGWGPDYPDPMTFLDMFVTDGAHNQMGYSNPEFDKLIEQAKTELSSDPEARWQAMVDAEKILFDDQAISPIYQRGVSYLERPYVKNVLDHSFGADYSYKWASIEN
- the opp3b gene encoding oligopeptide ABC transporter permease, encoding MVKYTIKRIVYMIITLLIIATATFFLMKLLPGTPLTNQERLSPQQQQIILDKYGLNDPLPVQYVTYMTNLVQGDLGLSFQYDNRPVSQMIADRIGPSALLGFQAMVLGTIVGLIIGIIAAIRQNTWVDYGSTFLAVLGISIPSFVFAALLQYYVGVKWELLPVALWGEYKNTILPTLALTVGVVATIARYMRTEMIEILNTDYILLAKAKGTTNTNVIVKHGVRNAMIPIITILGPMTVGIMTGTMVIEQIFAVPGLGEQFVRSINTNDYTVIMGVTLFYSVLLVAVIFLVDILYGIIDPRIRLVGGKK
- the opp3C gene encoding oligopeptide ABC transporter permease yields the protein MEPNKKNQEQLSKDLFQRQKATSAQAEKIERPSLNFYQDAWIRLRKSKGTIIGLIITLIIVFFAFVGPMMNDHKFSDQNIRHAKLPPKIEALSGISWLPFDGKDHEGFDVYEARQVKENYWFGTDDLGRDLWTRVWKGTQVSLYIGILAAVIDFLIGISYGGISGYYGGRVDDIMQRIIEVLVGIPNLIVIILFILVFEPGIFSITMAMVLTGWTSMARIVRGQILQLKNQEFVLASRTLGAPNNRLIFKHLLPNVMGPVIITTMFTVPGAIYTEAFLSFIGLGIAPPKASLGSLVNDGYRSIQSYPHMMLIPSAVISLIILSFNLMADGLRDALDPKLRK
- a CDS encoding ABC transporter ATP-binding protein, giving the protein MEKVLEVKNLHVSFNTHAGEVKAVRGVDLHLDKGETLAIVGESGSGKSVTTKALMRLIPNPPGFIKHGEMMFEGKDLAKIPEKEMQKIRGKDISMIFQDPMTSLNPTMTIGKQIMEPLLKHQNMSKPDAKKRAIELLKLVGLPSPDTRFKQYPHQFSGGQRQRVVIAIALACNPKILIADEPTTALDVTIQAQILELMKDLQNKIDTSIIFITHDLGVVANVADRVAVMYGGQIVETGTVDEIFYDPRHPYTWGLISSMPTTDTDGEQHLSAIPGTPPDLLNPPKGDAFALRSDYAMKIDFEQEPPYYQVSDTHYVKSWLLHPNAPKVEPPEAVKVRYRRMPSNFAEPVLVEGVRV